The proteins below are encoded in one region of Paraburkholderia aromaticivorans:
- a CDS encoding DeoR/GlpR family DNA-binding transcription regulator, with protein sequence MFSNQRQAEILRLVREQRTCTITDLASRFDVSDETIRRNIKPLIADGLLIKVHGGIMLPERLDEPPFQRRMTASLEGKRAIGARIGELVRDGDSLILEGGTTCLHIAQALAARSRLTVVTPSIEVARVLAPRNGNRVFIAGGELRPDDCAAVGDSVLAFLRQFHVRYAIVSVTAIDMQGRFMDALPADAAFSQAAFAQAERRMVAADHAKFGHSALVHAFGADAVDLLVTDEAPAPALAQVFAAAGVDVEVGTQPISSNA encoded by the coding sequence ATGTTCTCCAACCAGCGCCAAGCCGAAATCCTGCGACTCGTCCGCGAGCAGCGCACCTGCACGATCACGGATCTCGCCAGCCGTTTCGACGTGTCCGACGAGACCATCCGCCGCAACATCAAGCCGCTCATCGCGGACGGCCTGCTGATCAAGGTTCACGGCGGCATCATGCTGCCCGAGCGTCTCGACGAGCCGCCGTTCCAGCGGCGCATGACGGCGAGCCTGGAGGGCAAGCGGGCAATCGGCGCGCGCATCGGCGAACTGGTGCGGGACGGCGATTCGCTGATCCTCGAGGGCGGCACGACCTGTCTGCATATTGCGCAGGCGCTCGCCGCCCGCTCGCGGCTCACGGTCGTGACCCCTTCCATCGAAGTCGCGCGCGTGCTGGCGCCGCGCAATGGCAACCGGGTGTTCATCGCGGGCGGCGAGTTGCGGCCGGACGATTGCGCCGCGGTCGGCGACAGCGTGCTGGCTTTCCTGCGGCAGTTTCACGTGCGCTACGCGATCGTCTCGGTCACCGCGATCGACATGCAGGGGCGTTTCATGGACGCACTGCCCGCCGATGCGGCGTTTTCGCAGGCGGCCTTCGCCCAGGCAGAACGGCGCATGGTTGCGGCGGATCACGCGAAATTCGGCCACAGCGCGCTGGTGCACGCGTTCGGCGCGGATGCGGTCGATCTGCTGGTGACGGATGAAGCACCGGCGCCCGCATTGGCTCAGGTGTTCGCGGCGGCGGGGGTGGATGTGGAGGTGGGCACACAACCCATTTCGTCCAACGCGTAA
- a CDS encoding GcvT family protein produces the protein MSTFIPTHARVVIVGGGIIGCSVAYHLTKLGWTDVVLLEQGQLSCGTTWHAAGLVGQLRAQESMTKLIRYSTALYAELEADTGLATGWKQCGSLSVARTAERMTQLKRTAAVARAYGVACDVIGPREAGDLWPVMRTDDLLGAVWLPGDGKANPTDLTQALARGARQRGARIVENTRVTAIHTRSAQDGKSSGAREVSGLAWRYKDGEEGTLGADIVVNCAGQWAKAVGRLCGVTVPLHSAEHYYIVTERIAGVHPDLPVMRDPDGFIYFKEEVGGLVMGGFEPDAKPWGMNGIPENFEFQLLPDDWDQFEILMENALQRVPALETAQVRQFYNGPESFTPDNNFMLGEAPELRRFFVGAGFNSMGIASAGGAGMALAEWIVAGEPTMDLWPVDIRRFARFNGNDTWLHDRVKETLGLHYAMPWPNRELDSARPFRRSPLYSLLRDEGACFGSKMGWERANFFAPSPAEAKIDYAFGQQNWLPWSGAEHRACREGVALFDMTSFSKFLVKGRDAQSVLQGIVANDVDVPTGSTVYTAMLNERGGYESDFTLTRLADDQYLLVTGTAQTTRDFDTIEKAIPHDKHCMLVDVTGQYAVLAVMGPRSRELLQSVSKADWSNEAFGFGQSREVDLGYATVRATRLTYVGELGWELYVPVEFAVGVYETLHAAGKAFGLVNAGYYAIDSLRIEKGYRAWGRELTPDTNPFEASLSFACKLDKDIAFRGRDALLTLRAEPLRRRMVVLTADGAVDRMLWGGEAILRDGKPVGFVSSAAFGHTLGCPVAMGYVNNPDGAADVAYLNSGSYAIDVAGELLPATLHLKAPYDPRSERVKR, from the coding sequence ATGTCCACATTCATTCCCACCCACGCTCGCGTCGTCATCGTCGGCGGCGGGATCATCGGCTGCTCGGTCGCCTATCATCTGACGAAACTGGGCTGGACCGATGTGGTCTTGCTCGAACAGGGCCAGTTGTCGTGCGGCACGACCTGGCATGCGGCCGGGCTCGTCGGCCAGTTGCGCGCCCAGGAGAGCATGACGAAGCTGATCCGCTATTCGACCGCGCTGTACGCCGAACTCGAAGCCGATACCGGCCTCGCCACCGGCTGGAAGCAATGCGGCTCACTCTCGGTCGCGCGCACGGCCGAGCGGATGACGCAACTCAAACGCACCGCCGCCGTCGCGCGCGCTTACGGCGTGGCCTGCGACGTGATCGGCCCGCGCGAAGCCGGCGACCTGTGGCCGGTCATGCGCACCGACGACCTGCTCGGCGCCGTCTGGCTGCCCGGCGACGGCAAGGCGAATCCCACCGATCTGACCCAGGCTCTAGCCCGCGGCGCCCGTCAGCGCGGCGCGCGCATCGTCGAAAACACCCGCGTCACGGCGATCCACACGCGCAGCGCGCAAGACGGCAAGTCGAGCGGCGCGCGCGAAGTCAGCGGTCTCGCGTGGCGCTACAAGGACGGCGAGGAAGGCACACTCGGCGCGGACATCGTCGTGAATTGCGCGGGCCAGTGGGCCAAAGCCGTCGGGCGTCTGTGCGGCGTGACCGTGCCGCTGCATTCGGCCGAGCACTACTACATCGTCACGGAACGGATTGCCGGCGTGCATCCGGATCTGCCGGTGATGCGCGACCCGGACGGCTTCATCTACTTCAAGGAAGAAGTGGGCGGCCTCGTGATGGGCGGCTTCGAGCCGGATGCGAAACCGTGGGGCATGAACGGCATCCCCGAGAATTTCGAGTTTCAACTGCTGCCGGACGATTGGGATCAGTTCGAAATCCTGATGGAAAACGCGCTGCAGCGCGTGCCCGCTCTCGAGACGGCGCAGGTGCGGCAGTTCTATAACGGCCCTGAATCGTTCACGCCGGACAACAACTTCATGCTGGGCGAAGCGCCCGAACTACGGCGCTTTTTCGTCGGCGCGGGTTTCAATTCGATGGGGATCGCGTCGGCGGGCGGCGCCGGCATGGCGCTCGCGGAATGGATCGTCGCGGGCGAGCCGACCATGGATCTGTGGCCGGTCGATATTCGCCGCTTCGCGCGCTTCAACGGCAACGACACGTGGCTGCACGATCGCGTGAAGGAAACGCTCGGCCTGCATTACGCCATGCCGTGGCCGAATCGCGAACTCGACAGCGCGCGGCCGTTTCGCCGATCACCGCTGTATTCGCTGCTGCGTGACGAAGGCGCGTGTTTCGGCAGCAAGATGGGCTGGGAGCGCGCCAACTTTTTCGCGCCTTCGCCGGCAGAGGCCAAGATCGACTACGCCTTTGGCCAGCAGAACTGGTTGCCCTGGAGCGGCGCCGAACACCGCGCGTGCCGCGAAGGCGTCGCGCTGTTCGACATGACGTCGTTCTCCAAATTTCTCGTCAAGGGACGCGACGCGCAAAGCGTGCTGCAAGGCATCGTCGCCAACGACGTGGACGTGCCGACCGGCAGCACCGTCTACACCGCCATGCTCAACGAGCGCGGCGGCTATGAATCGGACTTCACGCTCACGCGCCTCGCCGACGATCAATACCTGCTCGTCACCGGCACCGCGCAAACCACGCGCGACTTCGACACCATCGAAAAGGCCATTCCGCACGACAAACACTGCATGCTCGTCGACGTCACCGGCCAATATGCCGTGCTCGCCGTGATGGGCCCACGTTCGCGCGAACTGCTGCAAAGCGTGTCGAAAGCGGATTGGAGCAACGAAGCGTTCGGCTTCGGCCAGAGCCGCGAGGTCGATCTCGGCTACGCGACGGTGCGAGCCACGCGCCTCACCTACGTCGGCGAACTCGGTTGGGAACTTTACGTGCCGGTGGAATTCGCGGTCGGCGTGTACGAGACGCTGCATGCAGCGGGCAAAGCGTTCGGCCTCGTCAACGCGGGCTACTACGCGATCGACTCCTTGCGCATCGAGAAAGGTTATCGCGCATGGGGCCGTGAGCTCACGCCGGATACGAACCCGTTCGAAGCGAGTCTGTCGTTCGCCTGCAAGCTCGACAAGGACATTGCGTTTCGCGGCCGCGACGCGCTGCTGACATTGCGCGCCGAACCGCTGCGCAGACGCATGGTCGTGCTGACCGCCGACGGCGCCGTGGATCGCATGCTATGGGGCGGCGAAGCGATTCTGCGCGACGGCAAGCCGGTGGGCTTCGTGAGTTCGGCGGCGTTCGGCCACACGCTCGGCTGTCCGGTGGCAATGGGCTACGTGAACAATCCCGACGGCGCAGCGGATGTCGCGTATCTGAACAGCGGCAGCTATGCGATCGACGTCGCCGGCGAACTGCTGCCGGCAACGCTGCATCTGAAGGCGCCTTACGATCCGCGTTCGGAACGCGTGAAGCGCTAA
- a CDS encoding catalase family peroxidase yields the protein MAKPSVPKPGPVCVPCRLAAIGATVLVLAGGFAYTAGWVTPAGLSAPRIINTFEAVAGQPHPGYRRNHAKGLCIEGYFDSNGDGAVLSSAAVFAAGRTPVTGRFAVPGGNPSAPDTSSPVRSLALLFPLQNGEQWRTGMNSTPVFAVHTPEQFYQQLTAAMPDPATGKPDPAKLKAFYAANPETQPFQAWVKAHPPSSSLANAAYYSINAFRFTDGAGNTRAVRWAMVPETPYAPITDAEKASKNFLEADLDQRLQNGPLRWHLILTVAKPGDPTDDATLQWPDDRQHIDAGTLVIDHTTSQANGTCRDVNFDPTILPSGIKPSDDPLLAARSAAYALSYKRRTREEALRPAVHQVQTNGDHS from the coding sequence GTGGCAAAACCATCCGTTCCCAAGCCAGGGCCTGTCTGCGTGCCTTGCCGACTCGCCGCGATCGGCGCGACCGTGCTGGTGCTCGCCGGCGGCTTCGCTTACACGGCAGGCTGGGTGACGCCGGCAGGTCTGAGCGCACCGCGCATCATCAACACATTCGAAGCCGTGGCCGGTCAGCCGCATCCCGGTTATCGGCGCAATCATGCGAAGGGTCTGTGCATCGAAGGTTATTTCGACAGCAACGGCGATGGCGCGGTGCTGTCCAGCGCAGCGGTGTTCGCGGCCGGCCGCACGCCGGTCACGGGCCGCTTCGCGGTGCCCGGCGGCAACCCGTCCGCGCCGGATACCAGTTCGCCCGTGCGCAGCCTCGCGTTGCTGTTCCCGTTGCAAAACGGCGAGCAGTGGCGCACCGGGATGAATTCGACGCCGGTGTTCGCGGTGCACACGCCCGAGCAGTTCTATCAGCAACTGACCGCCGCGATGCCCGACCCGGCAACCGGCAAACCGGACCCCGCCAAACTCAAGGCGTTTTACGCCGCGAATCCCGAAACCCAGCCGTTTCAGGCGTGGGTGAAGGCGCATCCGCCTTCGTCGAGTCTGGCGAATGCCGCGTACTACAGCATCAACGCATTCCGTTTTACCGACGGCGCCGGCAATACGCGCGCGGTGCGCTGGGCGATGGTGCCGGAGACGCCGTATGCGCCGATCACGGACGCCGAAAAAGCCAGCAAGAATTTCCTCGAAGCCGACCTCGATCAGCGCCTGCAAAACGGACCCTTACGCTGGCATCTCATTCTGACCGTCGCGAAACCCGGCGACCCCACCGACGACGCCACGCTGCAATGGCCCGACGATCGTCAACATATCGACGCGGGCACGCTCGTGATCGATCACACGACGTCGCAGGCAAACGGCACGTGCCGCGACGTCAACTTCGATCCGACGATCCTGCCTTCGGGCATCAAGCCATCGGACGATCCCTTGCTCGCCGCCCGTTCGGCGGCGTATGCGCTGTCGTACAAGCGCCGCACACGCGAGGAAGCCTTGCGCCCGGCGGTTCATCAAGTCCAGACAAACGGAGATCACTCATGA
- a CDS encoding DUF4148 domain-containing protein, with amino-acid sequence MKKIAFAALSIAVLAASSSAFAQGKTRAEVYQELIQAQQNGLNYVTDASYPDVSPVFAQQVAQHKEALAKEAAATNRVASQDAQAGSVN; translated from the coding sequence ATGAAGAAGATCGCTTTCGCCGCGTTGTCCATTGCTGTTCTCGCTGCTTCGTCGAGCGCTTTCGCTCAAGGCAAGACGCGTGCTGAGGTGTACCAGGAATTGATCCAGGCCCAGCAGAACGGCCTGAATTACGTCACCGATGCATCGTATCCCGACGTGAGCCCGGTGTTCGCGCAGCAGGTCGCGCAACACAAGGAAGCACTCGCCAAGGAAGCGGCGGCCACCAACCGCGTTGCAAGCCAGGACGCGCAGGCAGGCAGCGTCAATTGA
- a CDS encoding anti-sigma factor family protein — protein sequence MTTDAPSDSPLSEADIQAYADGTLTPERAAFLRDYLGKDPAEARRVAFYGRLNAQIQQAFQTTDEPVPGRAKGWRRAVGRINMSKRTRKWVNTLAALALTLAVASGWLAATQVSAQALNNAAVMALAESAAGQVSAASPTRVDPSAPNLSAIGLRLVDQRVVALGPLQRVSEFIYLNGDNQPVVLLSALALFAPAQTQWSARRIGEIRLLLWTAQQQRFVVAGDARTHGLMRAADAMTMR from the coding sequence ATGACCACTGACGCCCCTTCCGATTCGCCGCTTTCCGAAGCGGACATTCAGGCCTACGCCGACGGCACGTTGACGCCGGAGCGCGCCGCGTTTCTGCGGGACTATCTGGGCAAGGATCCGGCGGAGGCGCGCCGGGTGGCGTTTTACGGCAGGCTGAACGCGCAGATCCAGCAGGCTTTTCAAACAACTGACGAACCCGTGCCGGGCCGCGCCAAGGGGTGGCGCCGCGCAGTCGGGCGCATCAACATGTCAAAACGCACGCGGAAGTGGGTCAACACGCTGGCGGCGCTCGCGCTGACGTTGGCGGTGGCAAGCGGCTGGCTCGCCGCGACCCAGGTGTCCGCCCAGGCGCTGAACAACGCCGCGGTAATGGCGCTCGCCGAAAGCGCCGCCGGGCAGGTTTCGGCTGCGTCGCCGACGCGCGTCGATCCGTCCGCGCCGAATCTCTCGGCGATCGGATTGCGTCTCGTGGACCAACGAGTGGTGGCGCTGGGCCCACTGCAGCGGGTCAGCGAATTCATCTATCTGAACGGCGACAATCAACCGGTCGTGCTGCTTTCGGCTCTGGCGCTGTTCGCGCCGGCGCAGACCCAGTGGTCCGCGAGACGCATCGGCGAGATTCGCCTGTTGCTGTGGACCGCGCAGCAGCAGCGTTTCGTGGTTGCCGGCGACGCCCGCACCCACGGCCTGATGCGAGCCGCCGACGCGATGACCATGCGATGA
- a CDS encoding DEAD/DEAH box helicase, which translates to MSSVFFDRERIAEWLGDHTVAKARSVGAVTNVKWNGATLSGDVQGTRPLPYKTRVRFRTDGGSPWAQGDCTCPVGRNCKHVAALLFAELEYHDEMDHITQVELDNGETAGDLPQKRIAHMGHMGQPSGVRPELVSWLERFRARAEAADADAQKASAPRTQTLAYQLNWSSFHKRHEVVLYRARCNAAGAVVSVDEAWGNVEAALLKQPKFVSDEDLSILRGLWLGRSREDFGQFILRGTSGAEMLQKLIATGRLFFDFKPAPGEAGPAALSRGADRPGRIEWEPLADERLRPVLCTEPRASMVLPTEPVWYVDGVANEAGIVQSSLPFQQLPDYLAMPPISLAEAPLVASVLREIAPELPLPPTHDASAIRVIDVDPVPVLSLNSHALPSSTSKAGLRQSAAVELAGVSFDYDGVSINVDSSVTLVPMPGGDVIHIRRRYEAEKKRLLELRKTGLQKVPTSRVYASRLLPDTMLGLPDAEAWSAFVNDAVPELVSKGWRVTMAPEFRYNVIEIDAIEGTAHQAGDGWFDLEMGIRIGERNVRLEPLLADLFRRDRRWLGGALEAIADDEPIELKTEENKRLRLRADRLKPVVRVLVDLFDALGGSLADGAPLRVASVDAGRLEALNGTGRWQFRGDDSIRQLAQRLQAGPGLREVQVPRGLKAELRTYQHQGLNWMQFLREQNLAGVLADDMGLGKTVQTLAHILVEKEAGRLTRPALIVVPTTLVHNWREEARRFAPELKVLVLNGPQRKERFEQIGEHELILTTYALLWRDQKVLAEHEYHLLILDEAQYVKNASTKAAQAIRGLRARHRLCLTGTPLENHLGELWSQFDFLLPGFLGSQKDFTKRWRNPIEKNGDGVRRALLARRIRPFMLRRRKDEVAKELPAKTTILCSVDLEGAQRDLYETVRTAMQEKVRAAVSAQGLARSHIIVLDALLKLRQVCCDPRLVRTLKAASEAGDVPEKPDRMGKVEKGARAMRSAKLDLLLSMLPELIEEGRRVLLFSQFTGMLSLIAEALKEAAIPYVVLTGDTTDRVTPVERFQKGEVPLFLISLKAGGVGLNLTAADTVIHYDPWWNPAAENQATDRAHRLGQDKPVFVYKLIAAGSIEEKIVELQEQKAGLADSILSEDAAGAAKFSDDDLDALFAPMPEIEGGR; encoded by the coding sequence ATGTCGTCAGTTTTCTTTGATCGGGAACGGATTGCAGAATGGCTCGGGGACCACACCGTCGCCAAGGCGCGCTCGGTCGGCGCCGTCACCAACGTGAAATGGAACGGCGCCACGCTCAGCGGCGATGTGCAGGGCACCCGGCCGCTTCCGTACAAGACGCGGGTACGGTTCCGTACCGATGGCGGTTCACCCTGGGCGCAGGGCGACTGCACGTGTCCGGTTGGCCGCAACTGCAAGCACGTCGCCGCGCTGCTGTTCGCCGAGCTCGAGTACCACGACGAGATGGACCATATCACCCAGGTCGAACTGGACAACGGTGAGACCGCGGGCGATCTGCCGCAGAAGCGGATTGCGCACATGGGGCACATGGGGCAACCGTCAGGCGTGCGGCCCGAACTGGTCAGTTGGCTCGAACGTTTTCGCGCCCGTGCCGAGGCCGCCGATGCCGACGCGCAGAAGGCGAGCGCGCCGCGCACGCAGACGCTCGCGTACCAGCTGAACTGGTCCAGCTTCCACAAGCGCCACGAGGTGGTGCTGTACCGCGCGCGCTGCAATGCTGCCGGCGCGGTCGTCTCAGTCGACGAAGCGTGGGGCAATGTGGAAGCGGCGCTCCTCAAGCAGCCGAAGTTCGTCTCCGACGAAGACCTGTCGATCCTGCGCGGCCTCTGGCTCGGCCGCTCCCGTGAAGACTTCGGCCAGTTCATTCTGCGCGGCACGAGCGGCGCGGAGATGCTGCAAAAACTGATCGCGACGGGGCGGCTGTTCTTCGACTTCAAGCCCGCGCCCGGCGAGGCCGGACCGGCCGCGCTGTCGCGCGGCGCCGACCGGCCCGGCCGGATCGAATGGGAACCGCTCGCCGACGAGCGTCTGCGGCCCGTGCTCTGCACCGAGCCGCGCGCCAGCATGGTGCTGCCGACCGAACCGGTCTGGTATGTGGACGGCGTTGCGAATGAGGCGGGCATCGTCCAGTCGTCGCTGCCATTCCAGCAGTTGCCCGATTACCTCGCCATGCCGCCGATCTCGCTCGCCGAAGCGCCGCTGGTCGCTTCGGTGCTGCGCGAGATCGCGCCCGAGTTGCCGCTGCCGCCCACGCACGACGCGTCCGCGATTCGCGTGATCGACGTCGATCCCGTGCCGGTGCTCTCGCTCAATAGTCACGCGCTGCCGTCGTCGACGAGCAAGGCGGGGCTGCGTCAATCCGCGGCGGTCGAGCTCGCCGGCGTGAGTTTCGATTACGACGGCGTGAGCATCAACGTGGACAGCAGCGTGACGCTCGTGCCGATGCCGGGCGGCGACGTCATTCACATACGGCGCCGTTACGAGGCCGAGAAAAAGCGTCTGCTCGAACTGCGCAAGACCGGTTTGCAGAAGGTGCCGACCAGCCGGGTTTACGCATCGCGCCTGCTGCCCGACACCATGCTCGGCTTGCCCGATGCCGAGGCGTGGTCCGCGTTCGTCAACGACGCGGTGCCGGAACTCGTGAGCAAAGGCTGGCGCGTGACGATGGCGCCCGAGTTCCGCTACAACGTGATCGAGATCGACGCGATCGAAGGCACCGCGCATCAGGCCGGCGACGGCTGGTTCGATCTGGAGATGGGCATCCGCATCGGCGAGCGCAACGTGCGGCTCGAACCGCTGCTCGCCGATCTGTTCCGGCGCGACCGGCGCTGGCTGGGCGGCGCGCTCGAAGCCATCGCCGACGATGAACCGATCGAGCTGAAGACCGAAGAGAACAAACGTCTGCGCTTGCGCGCCGATCGTTTGAAGCCGGTGGTGCGCGTGCTGGTCGATCTGTTCGACGCACTCGGCGGCTCGCTTGCGGACGGTGCGCCGCTGCGCGTGGCATCCGTCGATGCCGGCCGGCTGGAAGCGCTGAACGGCACGGGCCGCTGGCAGTTCCGCGGCGACGATTCGATCCGCCAACTCGCGCAGCGTCTGCAAGCCGGGCCGGGTCTGCGTGAAGTCCAGGTGCCGCGCGGGCTGAAGGCCGAACTGCGGACCTATCAGCACCAAGGCTTGAACTGGATGCAGTTTCTGCGCGAACAGAACCTCGCCGGCGTGCTCGCCGACGACATGGGGCTGGGCAAGACCGTGCAGACGCTCGCGCATATCCTCGTGGAAAAAGAAGCGGGGCGTCTGACACGGCCGGCGCTGATCGTCGTGCCGACCACGCTCGTGCACAACTGGCGCGAGGAAGCGCGCCGCTTCGCGCCCGAACTGAAAGTGCTGGTGCTTAACGGTCCGCAGCGCAAGGAGCGCTTCGAACAGATCGGCGAACACGAACTGATTCTGACCACGTATGCGCTGTTATGGCGCGATCAGAAGGTGCTCGCCGAGCATGAGTATCACCTGTTGATTCTCGACGAAGCGCAGTACGTGAAGAACGCCAGCACCAAAGCCGCGCAGGCGATTCGCGGGCTGCGCGCGCGGCATCGGCTGTGTTTGACGGGCACGCCGCTGGAGAATCATCTCGGCGAGCTGTGGTCGCAATTCGATTTTCTGTTGCCGGGTTTTCTCGGCAGCCAGAAAGACTTCACCAAACGCTGGCGCAATCCGATTGAGAAGAATGGCGACGGCGTGCGCCGCGCGTTGCTGGCGCGCCGCATCCGGCCGTTCATGCTGCGCCGTCGCAAGGACGAGGTCGCCAAGGAGTTGCCGGCCAAGACCACGATCCTGTGCTCGGTGGACCTGGAAGGCGCACAGCGCGATCTCTACGAAACCGTGCGCACGGCGATGCAGGAGAAAGTGCGCGCCGCCGTCAGCGCGCAGGGTCTCGCGCGCAGTCATATCATCGTGCTCGACGCATTGCTGAAGCTGCGCCAGGTGTGCTGCGATCCGCGACTCGTCAGAACGCTCAAGGCGGCCAGCGAGGCGGGGGACGTTCCGGAAAAACCTGACCGGATGGGTAAGGTGGAGAAGGGCGCACGCGCCATGCGTTCGGCCAAGCTCGATCTGCTTCTGTCGATGCTGCCGGAACTGATCGAGGAAGGGCGCCGCGTGTTGCTGTTCTCGCAGTTCACCGGCATGTTGTCGCTGATCGCGGAAGCGCTCAAAGAAGCCGCGATTCCCTACGTGGTTCTCACCGGCGACACGACGGATCGCGTCACGCCGGTCGAGCGTTTTCAGAAGGGCGAGGTGCCGCTGTTCCTGATCAGCCTGAAGGCGGGCGGCGTCGGCCTGAACCTGACCGCCGCCGACACCGTGATCCACTACGATCCATGGTGGAACCCTGCCGCCGAGAATCAGGCGACCGATCGCGCGCATCGGCTGGGGCAGGACAAGCCGGTGTTCGTCTACAAGCTGATCGCGGCGGGCAGCATCGAGGAAAAGATCGTTGAGTTGCAGGAGCAGAAGGCCGGGCTCGCCGACAGCATTCTTTCCGAAGACGCCGCCGGCGCCGCCAAATTCTCGGACGACGATCTCGACGCGCTGTTCGCGCCGATGCCCGAAATCGAAGGCGGCCGGTAG
- a CDS encoding sigma-70 family RNA polymerase sigma factor — translation MDVRDELMEHVPRLRRYARALINNRDLADDLVQDTLERALGRTGMFQPGTDLRAWLFTIMHNVFANQARKASARAVHVAVDDESVPESEFAVPSEQTRSLEMRDLDYALQRLPMEQREVVLLVGLEEMSYADVALALNIPLGTVMSRLSRGRERLRALMAGTQPGAKLQVVR, via the coding sequence ATGGATGTCCGTGACGAGTTGATGGAGCATGTGCCGCGTTTGCGGCGCTACGCGCGAGCGCTGATCAACAATCGCGACCTTGCCGACGATCTGGTGCAGGACACGCTCGAGCGCGCGCTCGGCCGCACCGGCATGTTCCAGCCGGGCACCGACCTGCGCGCGTGGCTGTTTACGATCATGCATAACGTGTTCGCCAATCAGGCGCGCAAGGCGTCGGCGCGCGCCGTCCACGTGGCGGTCGACGACGAAAGCGTGCCCGAGAGCGAGTTCGCCGTGCCCTCCGAGCAGACCCGCTCGCTGGAAATGCGCGACCTCGACTATGCGTTGCAGCGTCTGCCCATGGAGCAGCGCGAAGTCGTGCTGCTGGTGGGCCTGGAGGAAATGAGTTATGCCGACGTGGCGCTTGCGCTGAACATTCCGCTCGGCACGGTGATGTCGCGGCTGTCGCGCGGACGCGAACGCTTGCGGGCGTTGATGGCGGG
- a CDS encoding cytochrome b, which produces MRPTRTHFSPLARLLHWTMAPLIIAMLFIGVGMVATVSRAHNTLIAIHRPLGIALLLLVVLRVGVRITRGSPPLPDDMPTPQRFAAKASHLVLYVLMAAMPLIGWAMLSAAGYPVTLYGPLHLPPIAPHNVELFALLRALHTWLAFALFATVLLHLAAALFHGLIRRDGVFSSMARGER; this is translated from the coding sequence ATGAGGCCGACGCGCACCCATTTCAGTCCACTCGCGCGCCTGTTGCATTGGACGATGGCGCCCTTGATCATCGCGATGCTGTTCATCGGCGTGGGCATGGTCGCCACCGTCTCTCGCGCGCACAACACGCTGATCGCGATTCACCGGCCGCTCGGCATTGCGTTGCTGCTGCTGGTGGTGCTGCGCGTGGGCGTGCGCATCACACGCGGCAGCCCGCCGTTGCCCGACGATATGCCCACGCCGCAGCGCTTCGCGGCGAAGGCCTCGCATCTGGTGCTGTATGTGTTGATGGCGGCAATGCCGCTGATCGGCTGGGCGATGCTGTCCGCTGCGGGTTATCCGGTCACGCTCTATGGTCCGCTGCATTTGCCGCCGATCGCGCCGCATAACGTCGAGCTGTTCGCGTTGCTGCGCGCATTGCACACGTGGCTCGCATTCGCGTTGTTCGCCACCGTGCTGCTGCATCTCGCGGCCGCGTTGTTTCATGGGCTGATCCGACGCGACGGCGTGTTTTCAAGCATGGCGCGCGGCGAGCGTTAG